From a single Streptomyces sp. NBC_00377 genomic region:
- a CDS encoding YihY/virulence factor BrkB family protein codes for MVRTLKRHGRHAERVADERERARESTSAIEREDARAPGTAGPDDEVERRAPDSPTDLPKASWKAVLKGTLKEFKKDELTDRAAALTYYGILALFPALLALVSLLGILGRSATQQVLDNIQKLAPGAAQDVLRNAVTQMQGNGGLGSLMAIVGLVLAVWSASGYVAAFIRSANAVYDLPEGRPVWKVLPVRVGVTVVLMVMAVISALIVVFTGGLARQAGTALGVGDAGLTAWSIAKWPVLVILVTIMIALLYWATPNARVRGFRWVTPGSFLALLIWMAASAGFAFYVANFASYNKTYGTLAGVIVFLVWLWITNLAILLGLEFDAEMVRQRAVAGGHAADDEPYVRPRDTRKWDEEDRRRLGT; via the coding sequence ATGGTACGGACATTGAAACGGCACGGACGGCACGCCGAGCGCGTCGCGGACGAACGCGAGCGCGCGCGTGAGAGCACCAGCGCAATCGAAAGGGAGGACGCGCGGGCCCCGGGCACCGCGGGGCCCGATGACGAAGTGGAACGGCGGGCCCCGGACAGCCCCACCGACCTGCCCAAAGCCTCCTGGAAAGCGGTGTTGAAGGGGACGCTCAAGGAGTTCAAGAAGGACGAGCTCACCGACCGGGCCGCGGCCCTGACCTACTACGGGATCCTGGCCCTCTTCCCCGCCCTGCTCGCACTCGTGTCGCTGCTGGGCATCCTCGGCAGATCGGCGACGCAGCAGGTACTCGACAACATCCAGAAGCTCGCCCCCGGCGCCGCCCAGGACGTCCTGCGCAACGCGGTGACGCAGATGCAGGGCAACGGCGGACTGGGTTCCCTCATGGCGATCGTGGGCCTGGTGCTCGCGGTGTGGTCCGCGTCCGGTTATGTCGCCGCGTTCATCCGCAGCGCGAACGCGGTCTACGACCTCCCCGAGGGCCGTCCGGTGTGGAAAGTGCTGCCGGTGCGGGTCGGTGTGACCGTGGTGCTGATGGTGATGGCCGTGATCAGCGCGCTGATCGTGGTGTTCACCGGCGGACTCGCCCGGCAGGCGGGCACGGCGCTGGGAGTCGGCGACGCGGGGCTGACGGCATGGTCGATCGCAAAGTGGCCGGTGCTGGTGATCCTGGTGACGATCATGATCGCGCTGCTGTACTGGGCCACCCCCAATGCCAGGGTCCGCGGCTTCCGCTGGGTGACACCGGGCAGCTTCCTCGCGCTGCTGATCTGGATGGCCGCCTCCGCCGGCTTCGCGTTCTACGTGGCGAACTTCGCCTCGTACAACAAGACGTACGGGACGCTCGCCGGAGTGATCGTGTTCCTGGTGTGGCTGTGGATCACCAACCTGGCGATCCTCCTCGGCCTGGAGTTCGACGCGGAAATGGTGCGCCAGCGCGCCGTCGCCGGAGGTCACGCGGCCGACGACGAGCCGTACGTCCGGCCGCGCGACACCCGCAAGTGGGACGAGGAGGACCGCCGTCGCCTCGGGACCTGA
- a CDS encoding cell envelope biogenesis protein OmpA — protein MMPPTAVQPQVLDVRSDAPRRQRGYEVLLGAAGSVVGAAGVPRPRGPLPDSRQEAVRPARRPGLPGGAAQDARPAPSSRPAPSSRPAPSPRPAASSRAAASSRPGGSPGRAGADVLRIVSDPRTPVFVTEHAGGRRVYGYWRPLDAESGRGGCYVALPAAECDELYAAGRITVGEPVTDPTKTTYRVRPARAQAAGARSTTGPVRTAPEARRRAA, from the coding sequence ATGATGCCGCCCACCGCCGTCCAGCCGCAGGTCCTCGACGTACGTTCCGACGCTCCCCGTCGGCAGCGCGGGTACGAGGTGTTGCTCGGCGCGGCGGGCTCGGTCGTCGGCGCGGCCGGCGTGCCGCGGCCCCGCGGCCCGCTGCCGGACAGCCGCCAGGAGGCGGTGCGACCCGCGCGGCGCCCGGGCCTCCCCGGCGGCGCGGCCCAGGATGCGCGGCCGGCCCCCTCGTCCCGCCCCGCCCCCTCGTCCCGCCCCGCCCCCTCGCCGCGCCCCGCGGCCTCGTCCCGGGCGGCCGCCTCGTCCCGGCCGGGCGGATCCCCGGGCCGTGCGGGGGCCGACGTGCTGCGCATCGTCTCGGACCCGCGCACCCCCGTGTTCGTCACCGAGCACGCCGGCGGGCGCCGGGTGTACGGCTACTGGCGGCCGCTGGACGCCGAAAGCGGCCGGGGCGGCTGCTATGTCGCCCTGCCCGCCGCCGAGTGCGACGAGCTGTACGCGGCCGGACGGATCACGGTCGGCGAGCCCGTCACGGATCCGACGAAGACCACCTACCGGGTCCGCCCGGCCCGCGCCCAGGCCGCGGGCGCCCGCTCCACGACCGGTCCCGTGCGGACGGCGCCGGAGGCGAGGCGCCGGGCGGCGTGA
- a CDS encoding ZIP family metal transporter codes for MTEVIQAGGWGLVAGSALLLGAAFGYGVRVPQKVIALVMAFGAGVLLSAVSFELVGEAYDEGGLGPAVIGTLAGALAYTAGNLWLARRGARHRKRSGHHPAQAQPSEEQQSGSGLALALGALLDGIPESAVIGIGLLDGGAVSAVTVAAVFISNIPEGLSSSAGMRKAGRGKAYVFGVWGAIAAASTASAVLGYTVVGGFSTAVIAAVTAVAAGAILAMIADTMIPEAFEEAHLAIGLVTVSGFLVSFALSHV; via the coding sequence ATGACAGAGGTGATCCAAGCAGGCGGCTGGGGACTGGTGGCCGGCTCCGCGCTGCTGCTGGGAGCGGCCTTCGGCTACGGAGTGCGCGTGCCGCAGAAGGTCATCGCCCTGGTGATGGCCTTCGGCGCCGGCGTACTGCTCTCGGCGGTGTCGTTCGAGCTGGTCGGCGAGGCCTACGACGAAGGCGGGCTCGGCCCGGCGGTCATCGGGACGCTGGCCGGGGCGCTCGCCTACACGGCGGGCAACCTGTGGCTGGCGCGCCGCGGCGCCCGCCATCGCAAGCGGTCCGGCCACCACCCGGCCCAGGCCCAGCCCTCCGAGGAGCAGCAGAGCGGATCGGGTCTGGCCCTGGCGCTCGGCGCGCTGCTCGACGGCATCCCGGAGTCCGCGGTCATCGGGATCGGCCTGCTCGACGGAGGCGCGGTCAGCGCGGTCACCGTGGCGGCGGTGTTCATCAGCAACATCCCTGAAGGGCTGTCCAGTTCCGCCGGGATGAGGAAGGCGGGACGCGGCAAGGCGTACGTCTTCGGCGTGTGGGGCGCCATCGCGGCCGCGAGCACCGCCTCGGCGGTGCTCGGCTACACGGTGGTCGGCGGCTTCTCCACGGCGGTGATCGCCGCGGTGACGGCCGTGGCCGCGGGCGCGATCCTGGCCATGATCGCCGACACGATGATCCCCGAGGCGTTCGAAGAGGCCCATCTCGCGATCGGGCTGGTCACCGTCAGCGGCTTCCTGGTCTCGTTCGCCCTGTCCCACGTGTGA
- a CDS encoding ROK family transcriptional regulator, whose product MPSPFTAHAAERFPAGTPAASQIFTTLLSRGALTRLELARRAGLSAAAVTKAVRPLIESGYLVEDADTEARPALGRPASLVRVDGGRALFLGLKLTGDAIYAVLTDLRCRLLLARHVPLADRAPQAVLATMADVVRELLTGADGYGVHVMGLGVALSGDVDRADGVVRYSPFLEWRDVPLAELASTVTGLPSTVDNDVRALTVAEQWFGAGVGLSDFAVVTVGAGVGCGLVVHGRVVAGAHGVAGEIGHVTVDPNGPLCHCGNRGCVEAIASDHAILTRIREGAGVEVTDTAQAVELARRGDAHARDAYARAGEAIGRGIATVANLLGPERVVISGEGLAAYDLFADQIRSAFAAAAFGSAAQCDLQTRPLPFEEWARGAAATAIQSFITEPG is encoded by the coding sequence ATGCCCTCGCCCTTCACCGCGCACGCCGCCGAGAGGTTCCCCGCCGGAACCCCGGCGGCTTCGCAGATCTTCACCACCCTGCTGTCCCGGGGCGCGCTCACCCGTCTGGAACTGGCCCGGCGGGCCGGTCTGTCGGCGGCGGCCGTCACGAAGGCGGTCAGGCCCCTCATCGAGTCGGGATACCTGGTGGAGGACGCCGACACGGAGGCCCGCCCGGCGCTCGGCCGGCCCGCGAGCCTGGTGCGGGTGGACGGGGGCCGCGCCTTGTTCCTCGGACTCAAACTCACCGGCGACGCCATCTACGCGGTGCTCACCGACCTGCGCTGCCGGCTCCTGCTCGCGCGGCACGTCCCGCTGGCCGACCGTGCCCCCCAAGCGGTTCTGGCCACGATGGCGGACGTCGTGCGGGAGTTGCTCACCGGGGCGGACGGCTACGGCGTGCACGTCATGGGCCTGGGCGTCGCCCTCTCCGGCGACGTGGACCGTGCCGACGGCGTGGTGCGTTACTCGCCGTTCCTGGAGTGGCGTGACGTGCCGCTCGCCGAACTCGCCTCGACGGTCACGGGTCTGCCGTCGACGGTCGACAACGACGTACGGGCCCTCACCGTCGCCGAGCAGTGGTTCGGCGCCGGAGTGGGTCTGTCCGACTTCGCCGTGGTGACCGTGGGCGCGGGAGTCGGCTGCGGGCTCGTCGTGCACGGCAGGGTGGTCGCCGGAGCACATGGCGTGGCCGGCGAGATCGGCCATGTCACCGTCGACCCGAACGGTCCGCTCTGCCACTGCGGCAACCGCGGCTGCGTCGAGGCGATCGCCTCGGACCACGCGATCCTCACCCGCATCCGCGAAGGCGCCGGCGTCGAGGTCACCGACACCGCCCAGGCCGTCGAACTCGCCCGCCGGGGCGACGCCCACGCCCGTGACGCGTACGCGCGGGCGGGGGAGGCGATCGGCCGGGGCATCGCCACCGTGGCCAACCTGCTCGGCCCGGAGCGCGTCGTCATCTCCGGCGAGGGCCTGGCCGCCTACGACCTGTTCGCCGACCAGATCCGCAGCGCCTTCGCGGCGGCCGCGTTCGGCTCGGCCGCGCAGTGCGACCTCCAGACCCGCCCGTTGCCCTTCGAGGAGTGGGCGCGCGGCGCCGCGGCCACCGCCATCCAGTCCTTCATCACCGAGCCCGGCTGA